A genomic region of Arachis stenosperma cultivar V10309 chromosome 9, arast.V10309.gnm1.PFL2, whole genome shotgun sequence contains the following coding sequences:
- the LOC130948668 gene encoding disease resistance protein RPV1-like isoform X2: protein MMSNQDKTIITNDYDPDKLAYDVFLSFRGEDTRYSFTGFLYDALFRKGVRVFMDDEELKGGDRIAQSLVNAIQQSKISIVVFSENYATSRWCLDELVEIVECMELKKRLLVWPIFYKVAPSDVRHQRKSYAEAMAAHEERFGNGSVKVHKWRSALSQVANLKGWSYQTGYEYEFIHEIVKRVTTKLQHEQVNLGEHLIGHQSRIEELRSLLDIESQRTVCMLGIYGTGGIGKTALAKALYNTIIHKFECSIFLEGVRERSNSYMGLVNLQEAIISKLYEGENIKLENVDDGITKLKDTLKHKRVLLVLDDVDSEDQIRNLAGERNWFGSGSRIIITTRDKHVLNIVHYAKGLPLALKVLGSHFANKSIRECECALKQFKRIQQRNIHDILKVSYDCLEDATKCVFLDIACFFKGASLQYVENVLEKCDLFPSYNIGRLVDKSLLAIENDCLIMHDLIQDMGIEIVRQEAPSKLGKRSRLCSYEDVLRVLREDSGSSNIEGIMLDPPKEENVIWSGTAFQKMNNIRILIVRNTHFIPEPSYLPNSLRLLEWDRYPSKSLPSNFHPKDIVDLSLPCSQLNLKMEQSFQKMLHLTYMNLSMCQFITHFPDASGVPNLKELKLNYCQNLIAIHPSVGFLIKLKHLSACHCMNLKHFSPTMWLPSLQYLNLDSTSIEFFPQTEKPMHEPLEITMQNDRIKELPSSISNLMGLRKLYIRFKGLVPGGLPKDLFMLLEMVSFSIFDSPNVGESFKRFLIDKPGCYSPLRLLNCSACGLTDEDLHAILCCSRNLEELYVPWNEFVCLPTIIKESSKLRYLCVTKCKKLSEIPELPSSIKNVEAKDCPILSSKASELLWSQALKEVYRLEIIMPKITMIPIWFDHCNEGGVVSFWARQKFPVLAVAFILKEKASMGSANLYINGCNARQFISNNYYCPYVNAEHVLLFDLRSLFKDDEEWRFLDTFLIYEWNYVEVKYECDNLLLNDVVGMSNVSHCGAYVYKGQSNMEDIQFQCPYSTM, encoded by the exons ATGATGTCAAAtcaagataaaactattattacCAACGACTATGATCCCGATAAATTAGCGTACGATGTTTTTCTTAGTTTTAGGGGAGAAGACACACGCTACTCCTTCACAG GTTTTCTCTACGATGCTCTATTCAGGAAGGGAGTGAGAGTGTTCATGgatgatgaagagttgaagGGAGGGGACCGAATCGCGCAATCTCTGGTGAATGCGATCCAGCAATCAAAGATTTCGATTGTTGTTTTCTCTGAGAATTATGCAACTTCAAGGTGGTGCCTTGATGAACTAGTGGAGATCGTTGAGTGTATGGAGTTGAAGAAGCGATTGTTGGTTTGGCCAATCTTTTACAAAGTGGCACCGTCTGATGTGAGGCATCAGAGAAAGAGTTACGCTGAAGCCATGGCTGCACATGAAGAAAGGTTCGGAAATGGATCTGTTAAGGTCCACAAATGGAGATCAGCTTTATCTCAAGTTGCTAACTTGAAAGGATGGTCTTACCAAACAGG GTATGAATATGAATTTATACATGAGATTGTGAAAAGGGTGACTACTAAGTTACAGCATGAACAAGTAAATCTTGGAGAGCACCTAATTGGACACCAGTCTCGCATAGAAGAACTGAGGTCACTTTTAGACATTGAATCCCAAAGGACAGTTTGCATGCTAGGAATTTATGGAACAGGAGGAATTGGCAAAACAGCACTTGCCAAGGCTCTTTATAACACAATTATCCATAAATTTGAATGTTCAATCTTTCTTGAAGGTGTTAGAGAAAGATCAAACAGTTATATGGGCCTAGTAAATCTCCAAGAGGCTATTATATCTAAGCTATATGAAGGGGAAAATATAAAGTTGGAGAATGTTGATGATGGCATCACTAAGTTAAAAGATACATTGAAGCATAAGAGAGTTCTTTTGGTACTGGACGATGTTGATAGCGAGGATCAAATAAGAAATTTGGCAGGCGAGCGCAACTGGTTCGGTTCAGGGAGTAGAATCATCATAACAACGAGGGATAAACATGTGCTAAACATTG TTCATTATGCCAAGGGCCTTCCATTAGCTCTAAAAGTATTAGGGTCTCATTTTGCTAATAAATCCATAAGGGAATGTGAATGTGCATTGAAACAATTCAAGAGGATTCAACAGAGGAACATACATGACATACTCAAGGTCAGTTATGATTGCTTAGAAGATGCCACAAAGTGTGTATTTCTTGACATTGCTTGCTTCTTTAAAGGGGCTAGCTTGCAATATGTTGAGAATGTTTTGGAGAAATGTGACCTTTTCCCATCATATAATATAGGAAGACTTGTTGATAAATCTCTGCTAGCTATTGAAAATGATTGCTTAATAATGCATGATCTCATTCAAGACATGGGCATAGAAATTGTTAGGCAAGAAGCACCATCAAAACTTGGTAAACGCAGCAGATTATGTTCTTATGAAGATGTTCTTAGAGTATTGAGGGAAGATTCG GGAAGCAGTAACATTGAAGGAATAATGTTGGACcctcctaaagaagaaaatgtaATATGGAGCGGCACTGCCTTTCAGAAGATGAATAATATTCGAATTCTGATTGTTCGAAATACACATTTTATACCAGAACCTAGTTATTTGCCGAATAGTCTAAGGTTACTCGAATGGGATAGGTATCCATCAAAATCTCTCCCATCAAATTTTCATCCTAAGGATATTGTTGACCTTAGCTTACCATGCAGTCAACTCAACTTGAAGATGGAACAATCATTTCAG AAAATGTTGCATTTGACATACATGAATTTGTCAATGTGCCAATTCATAACCCATTTTCCTGATGCGTCTGGTGTTCCGAACTTGAAAGAACTTAAGCTTAACTACTGTCAAAATCTGATTGCCATTCATCCCTCAGTTGGTTTTCTTATAAAGCTCAAACATCTAAGCGCATGTCATTGCATGAATCTCAAACATTTCTCACCAACAATGTGGTTGCCATCTCTACAATATCTCAACCTTGATTCCACAAGTATTGAGTTCTTCCCACAAACAGAGAAACCAATGCATGAGCCACTAGAAATCACCATGCAAAATGATCGAATTAAGGAGCTTCCAAGTTCCATTAGTAATCTAATGGGACTTAGAAAATTATACATACGATTCAAAGGGCTTGTTCCTGGAGGCTTACCAAAGGATCTATTCATGTTGCTAGAGATGGTATCTTTCTCTATTTTCGATTCTCCTAATGTCGGAGAATCATTCAAAAGATTCCTAATAGATAAACCAGGATGCTATTCTCCTTTGAGATTGTTGAATTGTAGTGCTTGTGGTTTAACCGATGAAGATCTTCACGCTATTCTATGTTGTTCTCGCAACTTGGAAGAGTTATATGTACCTTGGAATGAATTTGTGTGCCTCCCAACCATCATTAAGGAATCTTCTAAATTGAGATATCTTTGTGTAACTAAGTGCAAGAAGCTTTCGGAAATACCAGAATTGCCATCAAGTATAAAAAATGTAGAAGCAAAAGATTGCCCGATCTTGTCTTCAAAAGCATCTGAGTTGTTATGGTCTCAG GCTTTAAAGGAAGTATACAGGCTAGAAATCATAATGCCAAAAATAACAATGATTCCAATTTGGTTTGACCACTGTAATGAAGGGGGAGTTGTGTCATTTTGGGCTCGTCAAAAGTTTCCTGTTCTTGCTGTAGCGTTTATCTTGAAGGAGAAAGCATCCATGGGCTCCGCAAATTTGTACATTAATGGTTGCAACGCTCGTCAGTTTATTAGTAATAACTATTATTGCCCTTACGTTAATGCAGAGCATGTGTTGCTATTTGACCTACGCAGTTTGTTTAAGGATGATGAGGAGTGGAGATTCCTCGATACCTTTCTAATCTATGAATGGAACTATGTGGAGGTTAAATATGAATGTGACAATTTGCTTTTAAATGATGTGGTTGGAATGTCTAATGTAAGTCACTGTGGAGCTTATGTGTACAAGGGACAATCAAACATGGAGGATATTCAATTTCAGTGTCCTTATTCAACAATGTAG
- the LOC130948668 gene encoding disease resistance protein RUN1-like isoform X1 has translation MMSNQDKTIITNDYDPDKLAYDVFLSFRGEDTRYSFTGFLYDALFRKGVRVFMDDEELKGGDRIAQSLVNAIQQSKISIVVFSENYATSRWCLDELVEIVECMELKKRLLVWPIFYKVAPSDVRHQRKSYAEAMAAHEERFGNGSVKVHKWRSALSQVANLKGWSYQTGYEYEFIHEIVKRVTTKLQHEQVNLGEHLIGHQSRIEELRSLLDIESQRTVCMLGIYGTGGIGKTALAKALYNTIIHKFECSIFLEGVRERSNSYMGLVNLQEAIISKLYEGENIKLENVDDGITKLKDTLKHKRVLLVLDDVDSEDQIRNLAGERNWFGSGSRIIITTRDKHVLNIGKVEKKFEIKRLHDHEALQLFCLKAFKMNHPLPEYKNVSNHVVHYAKGLPLALKVLGSHFANKSIRECECALKQFKRIQQRNIHDILKVSYDCLEDATKCVFLDIACFFKGASLQYVENVLEKCDLFPSYNIGRLVDKSLLAIENDCLIMHDLIQDMGIEIVRQEAPSKLGKRSRLCSYEDVLRVLREDSGSSNIEGIMLDPPKEENVIWSGTAFQKMNNIRILIVRNTHFIPEPSYLPNSLRLLEWDRYPSKSLPSNFHPKDIVDLSLPCSQLNLKMEQSFQKMLHLTYMNLSMCQFITHFPDASGVPNLKELKLNYCQNLIAIHPSVGFLIKLKHLSACHCMNLKHFSPTMWLPSLQYLNLDSTSIEFFPQTEKPMHEPLEITMQNDRIKELPSSISNLMGLRKLYIRFKGLVPGGLPKDLFMLLEMVSFSIFDSPNVGESFKRFLIDKPGCYSPLRLLNCSACGLTDEDLHAILCCSRNLEELYVPWNEFVCLPTIIKESSKLRYLCVTKCKKLSEIPELPSSIKNVEAKDCPILSSKASELLWSQALKEVYRLEIIMPKITMIPIWFDHCNEGGVVSFWARQKFPVLAVAFILKEKASMGSANLYINGCNARQFISNNYYCPYVNAEHVLLFDLRSLFKDDEEWRFLDTFLIYEWNYVEVKYECDNLLLNDVVGMSNVSHCGAYVYKGQSNMEDIQFQCPYSTM, from the exons ATGATGTCAAAtcaagataaaactattattacCAACGACTATGATCCCGATAAATTAGCGTACGATGTTTTTCTTAGTTTTAGGGGAGAAGACACACGCTACTCCTTCACAG GTTTTCTCTACGATGCTCTATTCAGGAAGGGAGTGAGAGTGTTCATGgatgatgaagagttgaagGGAGGGGACCGAATCGCGCAATCTCTGGTGAATGCGATCCAGCAATCAAAGATTTCGATTGTTGTTTTCTCTGAGAATTATGCAACTTCAAGGTGGTGCCTTGATGAACTAGTGGAGATCGTTGAGTGTATGGAGTTGAAGAAGCGATTGTTGGTTTGGCCAATCTTTTACAAAGTGGCACCGTCTGATGTGAGGCATCAGAGAAAGAGTTACGCTGAAGCCATGGCTGCACATGAAGAAAGGTTCGGAAATGGATCTGTTAAGGTCCACAAATGGAGATCAGCTTTATCTCAAGTTGCTAACTTGAAAGGATGGTCTTACCAAACAGG GTATGAATATGAATTTATACATGAGATTGTGAAAAGGGTGACTACTAAGTTACAGCATGAACAAGTAAATCTTGGAGAGCACCTAATTGGACACCAGTCTCGCATAGAAGAACTGAGGTCACTTTTAGACATTGAATCCCAAAGGACAGTTTGCATGCTAGGAATTTATGGAACAGGAGGAATTGGCAAAACAGCACTTGCCAAGGCTCTTTATAACACAATTATCCATAAATTTGAATGTTCAATCTTTCTTGAAGGTGTTAGAGAAAGATCAAACAGTTATATGGGCCTAGTAAATCTCCAAGAGGCTATTATATCTAAGCTATATGAAGGGGAAAATATAAAGTTGGAGAATGTTGATGATGGCATCACTAAGTTAAAAGATACATTGAAGCATAAGAGAGTTCTTTTGGTACTGGACGATGTTGATAGCGAGGATCAAATAAGAAATTTGGCAGGCGAGCGCAACTGGTTCGGTTCAGGGAGTAGAATCATCATAACAACGAGGGATAAACATGTGCTAAACATTGGTAAGGTTGAAAAGAAATTCGAGATAAAAAGGTTACATGATCATGAAGCTCTTCAACTCTTTTGCTTAAAAGCTTTCAAAATGAATCATCCTTTACCTGAGTATAAAAATGTGTCTAATCATGTAGTTCATTATGCCAAGGGCCTTCCATTAGCTCTAAAAGTATTAGGGTCTCATTTTGCTAATAAATCCATAAGGGAATGTGAATGTGCATTGAAACAATTCAAGAGGATTCAACAGAGGAACATACATGACATACTCAAGGTCAGTTATGATTGCTTAGAAGATGCCACAAAGTGTGTATTTCTTGACATTGCTTGCTTCTTTAAAGGGGCTAGCTTGCAATATGTTGAGAATGTTTTGGAGAAATGTGACCTTTTCCCATCATATAATATAGGAAGACTTGTTGATAAATCTCTGCTAGCTATTGAAAATGATTGCTTAATAATGCATGATCTCATTCAAGACATGGGCATAGAAATTGTTAGGCAAGAAGCACCATCAAAACTTGGTAAACGCAGCAGATTATGTTCTTATGAAGATGTTCTTAGAGTATTGAGGGAAGATTCG GGAAGCAGTAACATTGAAGGAATAATGTTGGACcctcctaaagaagaaaatgtaATATGGAGCGGCACTGCCTTTCAGAAGATGAATAATATTCGAATTCTGATTGTTCGAAATACACATTTTATACCAGAACCTAGTTATTTGCCGAATAGTCTAAGGTTACTCGAATGGGATAGGTATCCATCAAAATCTCTCCCATCAAATTTTCATCCTAAGGATATTGTTGACCTTAGCTTACCATGCAGTCAACTCAACTTGAAGATGGAACAATCATTTCAG AAAATGTTGCATTTGACATACATGAATTTGTCAATGTGCCAATTCATAACCCATTTTCCTGATGCGTCTGGTGTTCCGAACTTGAAAGAACTTAAGCTTAACTACTGTCAAAATCTGATTGCCATTCATCCCTCAGTTGGTTTTCTTATAAAGCTCAAACATCTAAGCGCATGTCATTGCATGAATCTCAAACATTTCTCACCAACAATGTGGTTGCCATCTCTACAATATCTCAACCTTGATTCCACAAGTATTGAGTTCTTCCCACAAACAGAGAAACCAATGCATGAGCCACTAGAAATCACCATGCAAAATGATCGAATTAAGGAGCTTCCAAGTTCCATTAGTAATCTAATGGGACTTAGAAAATTATACATACGATTCAAAGGGCTTGTTCCTGGAGGCTTACCAAAGGATCTATTCATGTTGCTAGAGATGGTATCTTTCTCTATTTTCGATTCTCCTAATGTCGGAGAATCATTCAAAAGATTCCTAATAGATAAACCAGGATGCTATTCTCCTTTGAGATTGTTGAATTGTAGTGCTTGTGGTTTAACCGATGAAGATCTTCACGCTATTCTATGTTGTTCTCGCAACTTGGAAGAGTTATATGTACCTTGGAATGAATTTGTGTGCCTCCCAACCATCATTAAGGAATCTTCTAAATTGAGATATCTTTGTGTAACTAAGTGCAAGAAGCTTTCGGAAATACCAGAATTGCCATCAAGTATAAAAAATGTAGAAGCAAAAGATTGCCCGATCTTGTCTTCAAAAGCATCTGAGTTGTTATGGTCTCAG GCTTTAAAGGAAGTATACAGGCTAGAAATCATAATGCCAAAAATAACAATGATTCCAATTTGGTTTGACCACTGTAATGAAGGGGGAGTTGTGTCATTTTGGGCTCGTCAAAAGTTTCCTGTTCTTGCTGTAGCGTTTATCTTGAAGGAGAAAGCATCCATGGGCTCCGCAAATTTGTACATTAATGGTTGCAACGCTCGTCAGTTTATTAGTAATAACTATTATTGCCCTTACGTTAATGCAGAGCATGTGTTGCTATTTGACCTACGCAGTTTGTTTAAGGATGATGAGGAGTGGAGATTCCTCGATACCTTTCTAATCTATGAATGGAACTATGTGGAGGTTAAATATGAATGTGACAATTTGCTTTTAAATGATGTGGTTGGAATGTCTAATGTAAGTCACTGTGGAGCTTATGTGTACAAGGGACAATCAAACATGGAGGATATTCAATTTCAGTGTCCTTATTCAACAATGTAG